Proteins encoded in a region of the Eschrichtius robustus isolate mEscRob2 chromosome 16, mEscRob2.pri, whole genome shotgun sequence genome:
- the SGF29 gene encoding SAGA-associated factor 29, translated as MALVSADSRIAELLTELHQLIKQTQEERSRSEHNLVNIQKTHERMQTENKISPYYRTKLRGLYTTAKADAEAECNILRKALDKIAEIKSLLEERRIAAKIAGLYNDSEPPRKTMRRGVLMTLLQQSAMTLPLWIGKPGDKPPPLCGAIPASGDYVAKPGDKVAARVKAVDGDEQWILAEVVSYSHATNKYEVDDIDEEGKERHTLSRRRIIPLPQWKANPETDPEALFQKEQLVLALYPQTTCFYRALIHTPPQRPQDDYSVLFEDTSYADGYSPPLNVAQRYVVACKEPKKK; from the exons ATGGCCCTCGTGTCTGCTGATTCCCGCATTGCAGAACTGCTCACAGAGCTCCATCAGCTGATCAAGCAAACCCAG GAAGAGCGTTCGAGGAGCGAACACAACTTAGTGAACATCCAGAAGACCCACGAGCGGATGCAGACAGAGAACAAGA TCTCTCCCTATTACCGGACAAAGCTGCGTGGCCTCTATACAACCGCCAAGGCCGATGCAGAGGCTGAGTGCAA CATCCTCCGGAAAGCCCTAGATAAGATTGCGGAAATCAAGTCTCTGTTGGAAGAGAGGCGGATTG CGGCCAAGATCGCGGGCCTGTACAATGACTCGGAGCCCCCTCGGAAGACCATGCGCAGGGGCGTGCTGATGACCCTGCTGCAGCAGTCAGCCATGACCCTGCCCCTGTGGATCGGGAAGCCCGGTGACAA GCCCCCGCCCCTCTGTGGGGCCATTCCAGCTTCTGGGGACTACGTGGCCAAACCTGGAGACAAGGTGGCTGCCCGGGTGAAGGCCGTGGATGGGGATGAGCAGTGGATCCTGGCCGAGGTGGTCAGTTATAGCCATGCCACCAACAA GTATGAGGTAGATGACATTGACGAAGAAGGCAAAGA GAGACACACCCTGAGCCGCCGGCGGATCATCCCACTGCCCCAGTGGAAGGCCAACCCGGAGACGGACCCCGAAGCCTTATTCCAGAAGGAGCAGCTCGTGCTGGCCCTGTATCCCCAGACCACCTGCTTCTACCGTGCTCTGATCCACACACCCCCGCAACGG CCCCAGGATGACTATTCGGTCCTGTTTGAAGACACCTCGTATGCAGATGGTTACTCCCCTCCCCTCAATGTGGCCCAGCGGTACGTGGTGGCTTGTAAGGAGCCCAAGAAAAAGTGA